One part of the Anaerotruncus rubiinfantis genome encodes these proteins:
- a CDS encoding site-2 protease family protein, which produces MGLFSMGTQMAMYVIFARLIVLFTSMPVHEFAHGWVAHKLGDDTAYYQGRLDFNPLAHLDPFGTILLLFTGFGWAKPVPINPRNFTRKISLRGGVALTAVAGPVANIILAFFTLLLFKILAYFIPMGNAVSIIAQILSLMVSINVSLAVFNLLPIPPLDGYNIVSYFIPAKWEYTIMQYQQYIFLGLMALMMFTNILSGPLNILTGLIYKLLNFATGFVDLIAMML; this is translated from the coding sequence ATGGGACTGTTTTCAATGGGCACACAGATGGCCATGTATGTAATTTTTGCAAGATTGATCGTTTTATTCACTTCCATGCCGGTGCATGAATTTGCCCATGGCTGGGTTGCGCATAAGCTGGGCGACGACACCGCCTATTATCAGGGCCGTCTCGATTTTAACCCGCTCGCGCATCTTGACCCGTTCGGCACCATCCTGCTGTTGTTTACCGGGTTCGGCTGGGCAAAGCCGGTGCCGATCAATCCCCGCAACTTCACCCGCAAGATTTCGCTGCGCGGCGGCGTGGCGCTCACTGCGGTGGCGGGCCCCGTGGCGAACATCATCCTTGCATTTTTCACCCTGTTGCTCTTTAAGATTCTCGCCTATTTCATCCCGATGGGCAACGCTGTTTCAATCATCGCGCAGATCCTTTCGCTGATGGTTTCGATCAACGTGTCGCTTGCGGTCTTTAACCTGCTGCCGATCCCGCCGCTTGACGGCTACAACATTGTGTCCTATTTCATTCCGGCCAAATGGGAATACACCATCATGCAGTACCAGCAGTATATTTTCCTGGGTCTCATGGCGCTCATGATGTTCACGAATATCCTCAGCGGCCCGCTCAACATCCTCACCGGGCTGATCTATAAGCTGCTCAATTTCGCGACCGGCTTTGTCGATCTGATTGCAATGATGCTCTGA
- the rpmB gene encoding 50S ribosomal protein L28, whose translation MAKCDICGKGVTFGIKVSHSHRRSNRTWKPNVQRVKAIVDGTPRHIHACTRCLRSNKVTRAI comes from the coding sequence ATGGCAAAATGCGACATCTGCGGAAAAGGTGTTACTTTCGGAATTAAGGTTTCCCATTCCCATCGCCGGTCCAACCGGACTTGGAAACCCAATGTACAGCGCGTAAAGGCGATTGTCGACGGTACTCCCCGCCACATCCACGCCTGCACCCGTTGCTTGCGTTCCAATAAAGTGACGCGCGCAATCTGA
- a CDS encoding segregation and condensation protein A: MEKLSFKTAEFEGPLDLMLFLIQKHKLDIYDISISALLEQYLEYIRSLQDADLEVASEFLEMASRLVYIKTVSLLPRHEEESVQLKAELQGQLLEYQVCKQVAAKLGEQNRQHLTFVRVPMKLPADTTYKLTHPASDLWNAYQDAIGKGKRRLPPPAQAFSGIVSRRVVSVGSRIIFVLKKLYRRGKASYASLFETSTDRSELVATFLAVLELMKAKRISVDEEGEVHFDRTHHDKEIPKEELTYD; the protein is encoded by the coding sequence ATGGAAAAATTATCGTTTAAAACTGCTGAATTTGAAGGGCCGCTCGACCTGATGCTCTTTTTGATCCAGAAGCACAAGCTGGATATCTACGACATCTCGATTTCCGCGCTGCTCGAGCAGTATCTGGAATATATCCGTTCCCTGCAGGACGCGGATCTGGAGGTGGCCAGCGAATTTCTCGAAATGGCCTCGCGGCTGGTGTATATCAAGACCGTCTCGCTGCTGCCCAGGCACGAGGAGGAAAGTGTCCAGCTCAAAGCCGAGCTGCAGGGCCAGCTGCTTGAATACCAGGTCTGCAAGCAGGTCGCGGCGAAGCTCGGCGAGCAGAACCGGCAGCACCTGACCTTTGTGCGCGTACCGATGAAGCTCCCGGCGGACACGACCTATAAGCTTACCCATCCCGCAAGCGACCTTTGGAACGCCTACCAGGACGCGATCGGAAAGGGCAAGCGGCGGCTTCCGCCGCCCGCGCAGGCCTTTTCCGGCATCGTTTCCCGGCGGGTGGTATCGGTCGGCAGCCGGATTATCTTTGTGCTCAAAAAGCTCTACCGCCGCGGAAAGGCCTCCTATGCGAGCCTGTTTGAAACAAGCACCGACCGCAGCGAGCTGGTTGCGACCTTTCTGGCGGTGCTTGAACTGATGAAGGCAAAACGTATTTCGGTGGACGAGGAAGGCGAAGTGCATTTCGACCGCACCCACCATGACAAAGAAATCCCGAAAGAGGAACTGACCTATGATTGA